From a single Nicotiana tabacum cultivar K326 chromosome 8, ASM71507v2, whole genome shotgun sequence genomic region:
- the LOC107780736 gene encoding CASP-like protein 2D1, translating into MGFLGHDASNLKVLDCLLRLFVIPLSVASIWLSVSNQQDNSSYGRIEFSNLTVLKYMVGISAASGGYALLTAISLWIRSLVSKAWFFFLSDQIVAYLMVTSLAAIGEILYLAYNGDQKVTWSEACSSYGKFCIRLKLVLVLHAITLCCFLVLAVISAYRVFSRFQPPYVHSKENEEEKEIHK; encoded by the exons ATGGGGTTTCTTGGACATGATGCATCTAATCTTAAAGTCCTAGACTGTTTACTGAGGTTGTTTGTGATTCCCTTAAGTGTGGCCTCCATATGGCTGTCTGTCTCCAACCAACAGGACAATAGCAGTTATGGGAGAATTGAATTCAGCAATCTCACAGTACTCAA GTACATGGTTGGCATTAGTGCTGCATCAGGTGGATATGCTCTTCTTACTGCTATATCTTTGTGGATCAGGAGTTTAGTCTCTAAAGCATGGTTCTTCTTTCTTTCTGACCAG ATTGTAGCATACTTAATGGTTACATCATTGGCTGCAATCGGGGAAATTCTTTACTTAGCCTATAATGGTGACCAGAAGGTGACATGGAGTGAAGCCTGCAGTTCATATGGGAAGTTCTGCATTAGATTGAAGCTGGTTTTGGTTCTCCATGCCATCACCCTTTGCTGTTTCCTTGTATTAGCTGTGATTTCAGCTTACAGGGTCTTTAGCAGATTTCAGCCTCCTTATGTTCATAGtaaggagaatgaagaagaaaaggaaattcATAAATGA